In Alosa sapidissima isolate fAloSap1 chromosome 11, fAloSap1.pri, whole genome shotgun sequence, a single window of DNA contains:
- the LOC121723997 gene encoding patatin-like phospholipase domain-containing protein 2 isoform X2 — translation MSGFKMFETKNGWNISVAGCGFMGIYYIGVGSCLQERASYLLDGATKICGASSGALFGAAIVCKISMGKTCAIMMEMARKAGKRRLGALHPSFNLLKLVKDFMVRELPDDAHLLASGKLCISLTRVSDGKNLLVSHFDSKEDFMQALICSCFFPPFCGWMPPSFRGRRYIDGAISDNLPFWKLKSTITVSPFSGESDISPRESPFYYHEVQYNNVSIHLNLNNMYRVAGVFLPPEPEVLGQMCRDGYRDTLQFLHGNNLLKMDPLPELSFAEVPFTPTTWNEMKQLLDSENKEINCNAIQQKNSHVKHKQHWQEEETTNVLPVPIEKVISESCKEMDGPFAAAREYVFVRVLVEILMLCILPVEFAFAFVYRLIEWAPEMTSDLQWMCSLTWDLCKLIHNGYTNGNEVQQKSSHVSCLDLQTLSSQSLSEWDDSDVSPLYPKPL, via the exons ATGTCTGGATTCAAGATGTTCGAAACGAAAAACGGATGGAATATCTCAGTGGCCGGTTGTGGTTTTATGGGCATTTACTATATTGGCGTGGGGAGCTGTTTACAGGAAAGAGCCAGTTATTTACTTGATGGTGCTACCAAGATCTGCGGAGCCTCGTCGGGTGCCTTGTTTGGGGCGGCAATTGTATGTAAAATATCAATGG GCAAAACCTGTGCCATCATGATGGAGATGGCCAGAAAGGCCGGCAAGCGACGTCTCGGTGCTTTGCACCCTTCATTCAACCTGCTCAAGCTTGTCAAGGACTTTATGGTCCGTGAGCTACCAGATGATGCCCATCTGCTCGCCAGTGGCAAACTCTGTATATCCCTGACTAGAGTGTCTGATGGAAAGAACTTGCTGGTGTCCCATTTTGACTCCAAGGAAGACTTCATGCAG GCTCTCATTTGTAGCTGTTTTTTCCCACCGTTTTGTGGCTGGATGCCTCCCTCCTTCCGTGGCAGA CGGTACATTGATGGTGCAATCAGTGACAATCTGCCCTTTTGGAAGCTGAAGAGCACTATCACTGTCTCGCCATTCTCTGGTGAGAGTGACATTAGCCCACGCGAGAGTCCATTTTACTACCATGAGGTCCAGTACAACAATGTCAGCATACATTTGAACCTCAACAATATGTATCGGGTGGCTGGTGTTTTCCTGCCCCCAGAGCCTGAG GTGCTGGGACAAATGTGTCGAGATGGATACAGAGATACACTACAATTCCTACATGGGAACA ACCTTTTGAAGATGGACCCACTACCAGAACTGTCTTTTGCTGAGGTCCCTTTCACACCCACGACCTGGAATGAAATGAAGCAGCTGCTAGACTctgaaaataaagaaattaaTTGTAATGCCATACAGCAGAAAAACAGTCATGTTAAACATAAGCAACACTGGCAAGAGGAAGAGACTACAAACGTACTTCCCGTTCCCATTGAAAAAG TGATTTCTGAGTCATGTAAGGAGATGGATGGTCCATTTGCCGCAGCAAGAGAGTATGTTTTTGTGCGGGTGTTGGTCGAGATCCTGATGCTGTGCATTCTGCCTGTGGAGTTTGCCTTTGCCTTTGTTTACAG ACTGATCGAGTGGGCCCCAGAGATGACCTCAGATTTGCAGTGGATGTGCAGTCTAACCTGGGACCTTTGTAAATTGATACACAATGGATACACAAACGG AAATGAAGTCCAACAGAAGAGCAGTCATGTGTCTTGCCTTGATCTACAGACGCTTTCCTCTCAAAGTCTGTCTGAATGGGACGACTCAGATGTATCACCTCTGTATCCTAAACCACTATAG
- the LOC121723997 gene encoding patatin-like phospholipase domain-containing protein 2 isoform X3, with protein MSGFKMFETKNGWNISVAGCGFMGIYYIGVGSCLQERASYLLDGATKICGASSGALFGAAIVCKISMGKTCAIMMEMARKAGKRRLGALHPSFNLLKLVKDFMVRELPDDAHLLASGKLCISLTRVSDGKNLLVSHFDSKEDFMQALICSCFFPPFCGWMPPSFRGRRYIDGAISDNLPFWKLKSTITVSPFSGESDISPRESPFYYHEVQYNNVSIHLNLNNMYRVAGVFLPPEPELKKCFSDLLKMDPLPELSFAEVPFTPTTWNEMKQLLDSENKEINCNAIQQKNSHVKHKQHWQEEETTNVLPVPIEKVISESCKEMDGPFAAAREYVFVRVLVEILMLCILPVEFAFAFVYSRLIEWAPEMTSDLQWMCSLTWDLCKLIHNGYTNGNEVQQKSSHVSCLDLQTLSSQSLSEWDDSDVSPLYPKPL; from the exons ATGTCTGGATTCAAGATGTTCGAAACGAAAAACGGATGGAATATCTCAGTGGCCGGTTGTGGTTTTATGGGCATTTACTATATTGGCGTGGGGAGCTGTTTACAGGAAAGAGCCAGTTATTTACTTGATGGTGCTACCAAGATCTGCGGAGCCTCGTCGGGTGCCTTGTTTGGGGCGGCAATTGTATGTAAAATATCAATGG GCAAAACCTGTGCCATCATGATGGAGATGGCCAGAAAGGCCGGCAAGCGACGTCTCGGTGCTTTGCACCCTTCATTCAACCTGCTCAAGCTTGTCAAGGACTTTATGGTCCGTGAGCTACCAGATGATGCCCATCTGCTCGCCAGTGGCAAACTCTGTATATCCCTGACTAGAGTGTCTGATGGAAAGAACTTGCTGGTGTCCCATTTTGACTCCAAGGAAGACTTCATGCAG GCTCTCATTTGTAGCTGTTTTTTCCCACCGTTTTGTGGCTGGATGCCTCCCTCCTTCCGTGGCAGA CGGTACATTGATGGTGCAATCAGTGACAATCTGCCCTTTTGGAAGCTGAAGAGCACTATCACTGTCTCGCCATTCTCTGGTGAGAGTGACATTAGCCCACGCGAGAGTCCATTTTACTACCATGAGGTCCAGTACAACAATGTCAGCATACATTTGAACCTCAACAATATGTATCGGGTGGCTGGTGTTTTCCTGCCCCCAGAGCCTGAG CTAAAAAAATGTTTCTCAGACCTTTTGAAGATGGACCCACTACCAGAACTGTCTTTTGCTGAGGTCCCTTTCACACCCACGACCTGGAATGAAATGAAGCAGCTGCTAGACTctgaaaataaagaaattaaTTGTAATGCCATACAGCAGAAAAACAGTCATGTTAAACATAAGCAACACTGGCAAGAGGAAGAGACTACAAACGTACTTCCCGTTCCCATTGAAAAAG TGATTTCTGAGTCATGTAAGGAGATGGATGGTCCATTTGCCGCAGCAAGAGAGTATGTTTTTGTGCGGGTGTTGGTCGAGATCCTGATGCTGTGCATTCTGCCTGTGGAGTTTGCCTTTGCCTTTGTTTACAG CAGACTGATCGAGTGGGCCCCAGAGATGACCTCAGATTTGCAGTGGATGTGCAGTCTAACCTGGGACCTTTGTAAATTGATACACAATGGATACACAAACGG AAATGAAGTCCAACAGAAGAGCAGTCATGTGTCTTGCCTTGATCTACAGACGCTTTCCTCTCAAAGTCTGTCTGAATGGGACGACTCAGATGTATCACCTCTGTATCCTAAACCACTATAG
- the LOC121723997 gene encoding patatin-like phospholipase domain-containing protein 2 isoform X1, producing MSGFKMFETKNGWNISVAGCGFMGIYYIGVGSCLQERASYLLDGATKICGASSGALFGAAIVCKISMGKTCAIMMEMARKAGKRRLGALHPSFNLLKLVKDFMVRELPDDAHLLASGKLCISLTRVSDGKNLLVSHFDSKEDFMQALICSCFFPPFCGWMPPSFRGRRYIDGAISDNLPFWKLKSTITVSPFSGESDISPRESPFYYHEVQYNNVSIHLNLNNMYRVAGVFLPPEPEVLGQMCRDGYRDTLQFLHGNNLLKMDPLPELSFAEVPFTPTTWNEMKQLLDSENKEINCNAIQQKNSHVKHKQHWQEEETTNVLPVPIEKVISESCKEMDGPFAAAREYVFVRVLVEILMLCILPVEFAFAFVYSRLIEWAPEMTSDLQWMCSLTWDLCKLIHNGYTNGNEVQQKSSHVSCLDLQTLSSQSLSEWDDSDVSPLYPKPL from the exons ATGTCTGGATTCAAGATGTTCGAAACGAAAAACGGATGGAATATCTCAGTGGCCGGTTGTGGTTTTATGGGCATTTACTATATTGGCGTGGGGAGCTGTTTACAGGAAAGAGCCAGTTATTTACTTGATGGTGCTACCAAGATCTGCGGAGCCTCGTCGGGTGCCTTGTTTGGGGCGGCAATTGTATGTAAAATATCAATGG GCAAAACCTGTGCCATCATGATGGAGATGGCCAGAAAGGCCGGCAAGCGACGTCTCGGTGCTTTGCACCCTTCATTCAACCTGCTCAAGCTTGTCAAGGACTTTATGGTCCGTGAGCTACCAGATGATGCCCATCTGCTCGCCAGTGGCAAACTCTGTATATCCCTGACTAGAGTGTCTGATGGAAAGAACTTGCTGGTGTCCCATTTTGACTCCAAGGAAGACTTCATGCAG GCTCTCATTTGTAGCTGTTTTTTCCCACCGTTTTGTGGCTGGATGCCTCCCTCCTTCCGTGGCAGA CGGTACATTGATGGTGCAATCAGTGACAATCTGCCCTTTTGGAAGCTGAAGAGCACTATCACTGTCTCGCCATTCTCTGGTGAGAGTGACATTAGCCCACGCGAGAGTCCATTTTACTACCATGAGGTCCAGTACAACAATGTCAGCATACATTTGAACCTCAACAATATGTATCGGGTGGCTGGTGTTTTCCTGCCCCCAGAGCCTGAG GTGCTGGGACAAATGTGTCGAGATGGATACAGAGATACACTACAATTCCTACATGGGAACA ACCTTTTGAAGATGGACCCACTACCAGAACTGTCTTTTGCTGAGGTCCCTTTCACACCCACGACCTGGAATGAAATGAAGCAGCTGCTAGACTctgaaaataaagaaattaaTTGTAATGCCATACAGCAGAAAAACAGTCATGTTAAACATAAGCAACACTGGCAAGAGGAAGAGACTACAAACGTACTTCCCGTTCCCATTGAAAAAG TGATTTCTGAGTCATGTAAGGAGATGGATGGTCCATTTGCCGCAGCAAGAGAGTATGTTTTTGTGCGGGTGTTGGTCGAGATCCTGATGCTGTGCATTCTGCCTGTGGAGTTTGCCTTTGCCTTTGTTTACAG CAGACTGATCGAGTGGGCCCCAGAGATGACCTCAGATTTGCAGTGGATGTGCAGTCTAACCTGGGACCTTTGTAAATTGATACACAATGGATACACAAACGG AAATGAAGTCCAACAGAAGAGCAGTCATGTGTCTTGCCTTGATCTACAGACGCTTTCCTCTCAAAGTCTGTCTGAATGGGACGACTCAGATGTATCACCTCTGTATCCTAAACCACTATAG
- the tdg.1 gene encoding thymine DNA glycosylase, tandem duplicate 1 isoform X2 has translation MDSTMENGGMMEMPGHPLAMVQQAPQPAPAKGKRGRQANKEPKAKPEPKPKPAPKAKSEPKAKPGPKPKKAKLDKGATEGEGGQEKIDETFKKVKRKVDRFKGMSEEEVMTKTLPDILRENLDYVIIGINPGLMAAYIGRWFPGPGNHFWKCLFLSGFTDQLLNHMADETLPEKYGIGFTNMVARATPGSKDLSTKELREGGKILVEKLKIFKPLIAVFNGKCIFEMFCREIFGKKPKKLDFGLQPQKIPDCETALYLMPSSSARCAQFPRAQDKVHFYIKLRELRDQLKGQAKAKEVQEVSYSFDLGLAKEDAKKMAVKEEQYDPGYEAAYGGAYAEPGVGNEAEAGQSNGHCTFSNVPSNAEMDSAEKPSTPPAAGLVPDGGWMTQTFDDQIPDISTS, from the exons ATGGACAGCACCATGGAAAATGGGGGTATGATGGAGATGCCTGGTCACCCACTGGCCATGGTCCAACAAGCTCCTCAGCCAG CACCAGCCAAGGGCAAGAGAGGGCGTCAAGCTAATAAAGAGCCAAAGGCTAAACCGGAGCCAAAGCCTAAACCAGCGCCCAAAGCAAAGTCTGAACCAAAAGCCAAACCAGGCCCAAAGCCTAAAAAGGCCAAGCTGGATAAGGGTGCCACGGAGGGTGAGGGTGGTCAGGAGAAGATCGATGAGACATTCAAGAAAGTGAAGAGGAAAGTGGATCGATTCAAAGGCATGTCTGAGGAGGAGGTTATGACCAAGACACTTCCAGACATCCTCAGGGAGAATCTGGACTATGTGATT ATTGGAATAAACCCTGGACTAATGGCAGCTTACATAGGAAGATGGTTCCCTGGTCCAGGAAACCATTTCT GGAAGTGCCTGTTCCTTTCCGGATTCACAGATCAGCTACTTAACCACATGGCTGATGAGACCTTACCCGAGAAATATGGAATTGGTTTCACAAACATGGTAGCCAGGGCCACCCCAGGAAGTAAAGATCTCTCAAC CAAAGAACTCAGGGAAGGAGGCAAAATTTTGGTTGAGAAACTAAAGATATTCAAGCCTCTCATAGCAGTATTCAATGGAAAAT GTATCTTTGAGATGTTCTGCAGGGAGATCTTTGGGAAGAAGCCAAAGAAGCTTGACTTTGGCTTGCAGCCTCAAAAGATTCCTGACTGTGAAACG GCCTTGTACCTGATGCCTTCCTCTAGTGCGCGGTGTGCACAATTTCCACGCGCCCAGGACAAAGTGCACTTCTATATCAAGCTGAGGGAGTTACGAGACCAACTGAAGGGTCAAGCAAAGGCAAAAGAAGTGCAAGAAGTCAGTTATAGCTTCGACCTGGGATTGGCCAAAG AGGATGCCAAGAAGATGGCTGTCAAAGAGGAGCAGTATGACCCAGGTTACGAGGCAGCCTATGGAGGCGCGTATGCGGAGCCAGGGGTCGGTAATGAAGCTGAGGCAGGACAGAGCAATGGTCACTGCACCTTCTCTAATGTACCGTCTAATGCAGAGATGG ACTCTGCAGAGAAGCCCTCCACTCCGCCTGCAGCAGGACTGGTCCCTGACGGCGGGTGGATGACTCAAACCTTTGATGATCAGATACCGGACATAAGCACCTCATAA
- the tdg.1 gene encoding thymine DNA glycosylase, tandem duplicate 1 isoform X1, translating into MEERRYGSVPVPSEYLQNWVQAAQQHLQTLQSQYPHLANGAHYMDSTMENGGMMEMPGHPLAMVQQAPQPAPAKGKRGRQANKEPKAKPEPKPKPAPKAKSEPKAKPGPKPKKAKLDKGATEGEGGQEKIDETFKKVKRKVDRFKGMSEEEVMTKTLPDILRENLDYVIIGINPGLMAAYIGRWFPGPGNHFWKCLFLSGFTDQLLNHMADETLPEKYGIGFTNMVARATPGSKDLSTKELREGGKILVEKLKIFKPLIAVFNGKCIFEMFCREIFGKKPKKLDFGLQPQKIPDCETALYLMPSSSARCAQFPRAQDKVHFYIKLRELRDQLKGQAKAKEVQEVSYSFDLGLAKEDAKKMAVKEEQYDPGYEAAYGGAYAEPGVGNEAEAGQSNGHCTFSNVPSNAEMDSAEKPSTPPAAGLVPDGGWMTQTFDDQIPDISTS; encoded by the exons ATGGAAGAGAGGCGTTATGGATCTGTGCCTGTCCCCTCGGAATATCTTCAAAACTG GGTACAGGCTGCACAGCAGCACCTGCAGACATTACAGTCCCAGTACCCTCACTTGGCAAACGGTGCACACTACATGGACAGCACCATGGAAAATGGGGGTATGATGGAGATGCCTGGTCACCCACTGGCCATGGTCCAACAAGCTCCTCAGCCAG CACCAGCCAAGGGCAAGAGAGGGCGTCAAGCTAATAAAGAGCCAAAGGCTAAACCGGAGCCAAAGCCTAAACCAGCGCCCAAAGCAAAGTCTGAACCAAAAGCCAAACCAGGCCCAAAGCCTAAAAAGGCCAAGCTGGATAAGGGTGCCACGGAGGGTGAGGGTGGTCAGGAGAAGATCGATGAGACATTCAAGAAAGTGAAGAGGAAAGTGGATCGATTCAAAGGCATGTCTGAGGAGGAGGTTATGACCAAGACACTTCCAGACATCCTCAGGGAGAATCTGGACTATGTGATT ATTGGAATAAACCCTGGACTAATGGCAGCTTACATAGGAAGATGGTTCCCTGGTCCAGGAAACCATTTCT GGAAGTGCCTGTTCCTTTCCGGATTCACAGATCAGCTACTTAACCACATGGCTGATGAGACCTTACCCGAGAAATATGGAATTGGTTTCACAAACATGGTAGCCAGGGCCACCCCAGGAAGTAAAGATCTCTCAAC CAAAGAACTCAGGGAAGGAGGCAAAATTTTGGTTGAGAAACTAAAGATATTCAAGCCTCTCATAGCAGTATTCAATGGAAAAT GTATCTTTGAGATGTTCTGCAGGGAGATCTTTGGGAAGAAGCCAAAGAAGCTTGACTTTGGCTTGCAGCCTCAAAAGATTCCTGACTGTGAAACG GCCTTGTACCTGATGCCTTCCTCTAGTGCGCGGTGTGCACAATTTCCACGCGCCCAGGACAAAGTGCACTTCTATATCAAGCTGAGGGAGTTACGAGACCAACTGAAGGGTCAAGCAAAGGCAAAAGAAGTGCAAGAAGTCAGTTATAGCTTCGACCTGGGATTGGCCAAAG AGGATGCCAAGAAGATGGCTGTCAAAGAGGAGCAGTATGACCCAGGTTACGAGGCAGCCTATGGAGGCGCGTATGCGGAGCCAGGGGTCGGTAATGAAGCTGAGGCAGGACAGAGCAATGGTCACTGCACCTTCTCTAATGTACCGTCTAATGCAGAGATGG ACTCTGCAGAGAAGCCCTCCACTCCGCCTGCAGCAGGACTGGTCCCTGACGGCGGGTGGATGACTCAAACCTTTGATGATCAGATACCGGACATAAGCACCTCATAA
- the LOC121724010 gene encoding arg8-vasotocin receptor-like, which yields MELQQLNASFSKNDSDPFGRNEEVAKIEITVLSITFVVAVIGNISVLVAMYNTKKKTSRMHLFIKHLSLADLVVAFFQVLPQLCWEITFRFYGPDFLCRIVKHLQVLGMFASTYMMVMMTVDRYIAICHPLKTLQQPTRRSYIMIISTWVGSLLLSTPQSFIFSLSEIKNGSDVYDCWGHFIEPWGLKTYITWITIGIFLIPVSVLMVCYGFICHSIWKNIKYKTKKTTSDATHKKGLIGKNSVSSITTISRAKLRTVKMTFVIVLAYIICWAPFFTVQMWSVWDENFSWADSENTAVTLSALLASLNSCCNPWIYMIFSGHLLQDFAYCFPCCHKIHQKFRKEDSDSSIRRTTLLTKITNRSPTCSSGTWKDLDNSPKSDRSIPLDLQS from the exons atgGAACTACAACAACTCAACGCTTCTTTTTCAAAAAACGACAGCGACCCATTTGGAAGAAATGAAGAAGTCGCTAAAATTGAAATAACCGTTTTGAGCATTACTTTTGTTGTGGCAGTCATTGGTAACATTAGTGTACTGGTAGCTATGTACAATACCAAGAAAAAGACTTCCAGAATGCATCTTTTCATCAAACACCTGAGCTTAGCCGACTTAGTGGTCGCTTTTTTCCAGGTTTTGCCACAACTGTGTTGGGAGATTACATTTCGTTTTTATGGACCGGATTTTCTCTGCAGGATTGTAAAACACTTACAGGTGCTGGGAATGTTTGCTTCTACATACATGATGGTAATGATGACTGTAGACCGCTATATCGCAATCTGCCACCCGTTGAAGACTCTCCAGCAACCGACTCGCAGGTCCTACATCATGATCATCAGCACCTGGGTCGGCAGCCTGCTGCTCAGCACGCCGCAGTCCTTCATCTTCTCCCTGAGTGAAATAAAGAACGGGTCCGACGTGTACGACTGCTGGGGGCACTTCATCGAGCCGTGGGGTTTGAAGACCTACATCACCTGGATCACAATTGGGATCTTTTTAATCCCAGTTTCTGTTCTGATGGTTTGTTACGGATTCATATGTCACAGTATTTGGAAAAACATTAAATATAAAACGAAAAAAACCACGTCCGATGCCACGCATAAAAAGGGTTTAATTGGCAAGAACTCCGTTAGCAGTATCACCACTATATCCCGTGCGAAGCTGAGGACAGTCAAAATGACTTTTGTTATTGTTCTGGCATATATTATTTGTTGGGCGCCGTTTTTTACGGTCCAGATGTGGTCGGTGTGGGATGAAAACTTCTCATGGGCCG ATTCTGAGAACACCGCTGTCACTCTCTCTGCACTGCTAGCCAGTCTGAACAGCTGCTGCAACCCCTGGATATATATGATCTTCAGTGGTCACCTTCTGCAGGACTTTGCATACTGCTTTCCATGTTGccacaaaatccaccagaagttCAGGAAAGAAGACTCAGACAGCAGTATCAGGAGAACCACGCTCCTGACTAAAATAACAAACAGAAGTCCCACGTGCAGTTCAGGGACATGGAAAGATCTGGATAACTCACCGAAGTCAGACAGGTCAATTCCATTGGACCTGCAGTCTTGA